In Vigna unguiculata cultivar IT97K-499-35 chromosome 3, ASM411807v1, whole genome shotgun sequence, a single genomic region encodes these proteins:
- the LOC114179226 gene encoding uncharacterized protein LOC114179226 isoform X1, which translates to MQGRGGGRDPFSNFGDPFGGFGGFGSFGPPRSLLSSFFGGRDPFDDPFFTQPFGGLFESSSFGSSTGFPFPPGMHPSGFLQRQVPEMHPSGFIRHQFPRVHPSGFLDRQAPEPSRQRGPIIQQLDSDDENEDTTEERKENPRKHSRSNDEPSVEHPDDETEVAGKKSRHMYSGNEYNGVITTGPQPQSQGFFFQSSTVSYGGANGTYYTSSRTRRSGSDGVTFEESKEADSSKREASHVISRGIHGKGHSLSKKLHSDGRVDTMQTLHNINEEELTGFEEEWKVKVQNYMPGWTGSIEASGSNGEAVQARRGGWALPSSEHGHPVTGISESNDVDSSGEQKRARAHSNGSSPYNLPGVGRGRN; encoded by the exons ATGCAAGGACGCGGGGGAGGCAGGGATCCTTTCTCCAATTTTGGTGACCCTTTTGGTGGGTTTGGAGGGTTTGGTTCCTTTGGACCTCCCAGGAGTTTACTGTCAAGCTTTTTTGGGGGTAGGGACCCGTTTGACGATCCTTTCTTCACCCAGCCTTTTGGAGGGCTGTTTGAATCTAGTTCCTTTGGTAGTTCTACTGGATTTCCTTTTCCACCAGGTATGCATCCATCTGGGTTTCTTCAGCGTCAAGTCCCAGAGATGCATCCATCCGGGTTTATTCGACATCAATTCCCGCGGGTGCATCCATCTGGGTTCCTTGACCGTCAAGCTCCAGAGCCTAGTAGACAAAGGGGACCAATCATTCAGCAATTGGACTCTGATGATGAAAACGAGGACACAacagaagagaggaaagaaaatcCAAGAAAGCATAGTAGGTCAAATGATGAACCTTCTGTTGAACATCCAGATGATGAAACTGAAG TTGCAGGGAAGAAGAGCAGACATATGTACTCTGGAAATGAGTACAACGGAGTCATTACAACTGGGCCTCAGCCTCAATCTCAAGGCTTCTTCTTCCAGAGTTCAACAGTTAGCTATGGTGGTGCAAATGGAACATATTATACCTCCTCAAGGACAAGAAGGAGTGGGAGTGATGGA GTGACCTTCGAAGAGAGCAAGGAGGCTGATAGTTCAAAAAGAGAAGCTTCTCACGTAATTTCTAGAGGCATTCATGGCAAG GGTCATTCCCTCTCCAAGAAACTGCATTCTGATGGTAGGGTGGATACTATGCAGACTTTGCATAATATAAACGAAG AGGAACTTACTGGCTTTGAAGAAGAATGGAAAGTGAAGGTTCAAAACTATATGCCTGGATGGACTGGGAGTATTG AAGCTAGCGGTAGTAATGGCGAGGCTGTGCAGGCGAGGCGGGGAGGTTGGGCACTTCCTTCATCGGAGCATGGCCATCCGGTGACCGGAATATCTGAATCAAATGATGTTGATTCTTCTGGCGAACAGAAGAGAGCAAGGGCACATTCAAATGGTAGCAGTCCATACAACCTTCCAGGAGTAGGGCGTGGCCGAAATTAA
- the LOC114179226 gene encoding uncharacterized protein LOC114179226 isoform X2 — MQGRGGGRDPFSNFGDPFGGFGGFGSFGPPRSLLSSFFGGRDPFDDPFFTQPFGGLFESSSFGSSTGFPFPPGMHPSGFLQRQVPEMHPSGFIRHQFPRVHPSGFLDRQAPEPSRQRGPIIQQLDSDDENEDTTEERKENPRKHSRSNDEPSVEHPDDETEGKKSRHMYSGNEYNGVITTGPQPQSQGFFFQSSTVSYGGANGTYYTSSRTRRSGSDGVTFEESKEADSSKREASHVISRGIHGKGHSLSKKLHSDGRVDTMQTLHNINEEELTGFEEEWKVKVQNYMPGWTGSIEASGSNGEAVQARRGGWALPSSEHGHPVTGISESNDVDSSGEQKRARAHSNGSSPYNLPGVGRGRN, encoded by the exons ATGCAAGGACGCGGGGGAGGCAGGGATCCTTTCTCCAATTTTGGTGACCCTTTTGGTGGGTTTGGAGGGTTTGGTTCCTTTGGACCTCCCAGGAGTTTACTGTCAAGCTTTTTTGGGGGTAGGGACCCGTTTGACGATCCTTTCTTCACCCAGCCTTTTGGAGGGCTGTTTGAATCTAGTTCCTTTGGTAGTTCTACTGGATTTCCTTTTCCACCAGGTATGCATCCATCTGGGTTTCTTCAGCGTCAAGTCCCAGAGATGCATCCATCCGGGTTTATTCGACATCAATTCCCGCGGGTGCATCCATCTGGGTTCCTTGACCGTCAAGCTCCAGAGCCTAGTAGACAAAGGGGACCAATCATTCAGCAATTGGACTCTGATGATGAAAACGAGGACACAacagaagagaggaaagaaaatcCAAGAAAGCATAGTAGGTCAAATGATGAACCTTCTGTTGAACATCCAGATGATGAAACTGAAG GGAAGAAGAGCAGACATATGTACTCTGGAAATGAGTACAACGGAGTCATTACAACTGGGCCTCAGCCTCAATCTCAAGGCTTCTTCTTCCAGAGTTCAACAGTTAGCTATGGTGGTGCAAATGGAACATATTATACCTCCTCAAGGACAAGAAGGAGTGGGAGTGATGGA GTGACCTTCGAAGAGAGCAAGGAGGCTGATAGTTCAAAAAGAGAAGCTTCTCACGTAATTTCTAGAGGCATTCATGGCAAG GGTCATTCCCTCTCCAAGAAACTGCATTCTGATGGTAGGGTGGATACTATGCAGACTTTGCATAATATAAACGAAG AGGAACTTACTGGCTTTGAAGAAGAATGGAAAGTGAAGGTTCAAAACTATATGCCTGGATGGACTGGGAGTATTG AAGCTAGCGGTAGTAATGGCGAGGCTGTGCAGGCGAGGCGGGGAGGTTGGGCACTTCCTTCATCGGAGCATGGCCATCCGGTGACCGGAATATCTGAATCAAATGATGTTGATTCTTCTGGCGAACAGAAGAGAGCAAGGGCACATTCAAATGGTAGCAGTCCATACAACCTTCCAGGAGTAGGGCGTGGCCGAAATTAA